The nucleotide window ATGCAGCAATCCTGTAAGAAAGTTGCAACATTTTATCCTACAAAAAAATTTAATCGTAGTTAAATACCTAACATACCCTTCCAAATCATCAACAATAAACTTACAGCATCCTCAGGTAGAAGAACACGTTCGACAGCTATGTGACCGCCATTTGATTCAGCAGGAACCATTCTACCCGCTCCCACCTCAGGTTTGTCCTCGTTATCTTTGGATGCCTGAAATCTGTATTTAGGAAGCGCGTTGACGTCTGCATCAGACGCACCTTCCTACATGTTACTATGGTATGttatacaagttcatgaaacattGATCGTTAGTAGACGCAGTGATGTCAACCCACTTATATGCAAACAGGTCAATTCAGGTTGTATTTGTTTGATAACCAGTCGAAAGTCATCTAATTATTTACAAAAGAGTAAAataccattttcgtccctgagatttgaacagttttgcgactttcgtccaaaggtttatttttccgcatctggatccaaaaggtttgaaatcttgccattttcatccagctcgttaactccaccCATTTTTCCCattaagtcaagggtattttcatcttttttgttaacttaaagggcaattcggtctttttcactttatgtacaagcatttagcataatgtacaagtattctaAATACCTAACTAAATAAAAAAGACGAAAAtgcccctgacttaacggagaaaaatggatggagttaatgagctggatgaaaatgagaacatttcaaaccttttggatccggaTGCAAAAAAAcgaacctttggacgaaagtcgcgaAACTTGCCAAACCTCAGGAACGAAAATGTCATTTTACTCTTTACAAAATTTCAAAGTTGACAAAAAACATGAAGTTCCCGTTTCTAACCAGAATCCCTTAAGGTTCTAAAGTTTCCAACCAGTTTACTATGTACTTTCAttctttaattaaaaaaaaaaagactaatTTTTTACGTGCTTGTTTTTATATACGTGTCGATATAAATTCAAATTGGTTtacgttttgacataaattttTAAAATCCAATTAAAAATTTAACAAATTACATTTAGAGCTCACCTTGAAGAATACCAGGCGTCTCAGAACACCCCTTTAACCTCCAGTACACATGCCCTTTGTTGTCTCTAAAAACCTCCACATTCTTTAACTTTGATTTAGAAATGCAGCTTTTAAGATCTTTCAACCATGTCTCTGAAAACCTCCACAAAAAGCCCGCTGCTTTTATGCTTTGCGCCTTGCTTTTAGACCTCATCGCTTTTGTGCATCTCTTCCGTTTTAAAAGCAAGGTTAGACCGATTAATGAAAACAGAGCCGTTTGTTGCAATTTAACGGCGCGTTTACGACTGCAAACGGATGTAAAAACACAGCCGTTTGCAGCCGTAAACGCGCCGTTAACGGTTAAATGGCTGCAAACGGCTGCGTTTTTGCACCCGTTTGTTTCCGCATTTGCAGCCGTTTAACGGCGCgtttacggctgcaaacgcaaCAGCAAAGGGCTGCGTTTTTACACCCGTTTGTTGCTACGTTTGCAGCCGTAAACGGCTGAAAACGATCCATGTCAATACCTTCCTCCATCTGTGTTCGCTGCCAAAATCACCAACATTTCAACTCGTACAATTGCAAAAACAGGTAATTTGAGTAACAAATGAAAACGGGTTATCTTTGGTAAGGATGGCTCAGAacacttgttttcaaaataactaTATTACGTCAACAATAATAATTTGGGTAAAAGAATTTTGGGAGGTTGTATGTATTAAAGTAACTTTAGGCCACTTAATACCAGTTCAACTCATTTGACCCGTTACCATTTAATCTAACTTTGAGTAAGCCGCTTGATACATTCTGCACCAAAGGCGAATCACCTTCTGCAAGAACAAACCATAAAAATCAAAACCTTACATCTTGATTGATAAAATGCTATAACTCACAAAAGAAAAGTAAATAAGAACCATTACCTGTAAGAGTAGAGCGTGCGAGCGCACTATTGTTCGACCCAACCCATTCATCCACCAAATCCTTCCATTTCCTATTACATATACAAAAGATAAAACAAGCTTAACAACAATCTACAATAGAACAATAAGCTTTTCCATAGATAATAGATTCAAGTCCAATATACTCTCAGTCATACTCACCTCACCAATTGCTTCACCAGTCCTCTTACTTCATTTGACGGATGCTTTCGAAGTCGGTTAACATTCCTTTCTATATCAGTTTCCTAATTTGATCATCAAAAATCAGCGTATGTAACCAAAACTCTATACAATAACATTAATACGTA belongs to Helianthus annuus cultivar XRQ/B chromosome 5, HanXRQr2.0-SUNRISE, whole genome shotgun sequence and includes:
- the LOC110943005 gene encoding probable mediator of RNA polymerase II transcription subunit 26c — encoded protein: MDLTFTVLKETDIERNVNRLRKHPSNEVRGLVKQLVRKWKDLVDEWVGSNNSALARSTLTEGDSPLVQNVSSGLLKVRLNGNGSNELNWY